AAAAAACAGTGCAAAACCAAATACCCGTTTCATCTTCGTTCCTGCTTTTTCCTCTTTTACAATAAATATATGCCAGAAACCTACGTCTATTCCTGATTTTCCGGAGAATCTGCTTCATTTAACAGATTTGCCACATCCTCTTCGGTCATTTTATCCTCAGATGGGGATTTAAAACGGTCGATCACATCCGGGACCATATCCAGGATCTTAGTCATGGTATCCTGATTCTTGATGTTGACCAGTCTGGTTGTTCCGTTCTGGATCACAAGCACCGCACTCGGGATCATCTTTCCGCCGAGTCCGCCGGCTCCTCTG
The sequence above is drawn from the Coprococcus comes ATCC 27758 genome and encodes:
- a CDS encoding GerW family sporulation protein, whose protein sequence is MAVDNQFKETVDALFKGMNGVVSSKTVVGDAIHIGDTIILPLVDVSFAIGAGAFHADKKDRGAGGLGGKMIPSAVLVIQNGTTRLVNIKNQDTMTKILDMVPDVIDRFKSPSEDKMTEEDVANLLNEADSPENQE